In the genome of Primulina eburnea isolate SZY01 chromosome 13, ASM2296580v1, whole genome shotgun sequence, the window CCAAATTTCAATACAAGAatagatttgtgttccttgtaTCAAGAGCTattaaaggatgtaagtttcattcattttcagcatgttttgaagaTTACTTGTTGGGagaattttgatatgattgagaCTATGTGTCCTTATGAATATGATGAattcgaaaccggatcgaagaaatgatgtcgaatgtgaATAttacgattttccagcatatattATGTGGAAATTATACAGATTTCAGAGTAGATATTGGTGAATTGATGGGAGTAGGAGTTGATTGTAATTGATTGTGTTGTTATTGAGATAGcggtattgagaaatcacgCCGATATGCTGTCGAAATTTTACCgagaatgatattgaattgtACAAGATTTGCCTTGAGTAGTATGTTGACATGATACTcctctacattgccatttcagatttgtattggcaacTTTGATAACGAGAATTCGACATCGACAGAGATTGttcgacgaaaggtataattcatgtgattatagGGAAGATACGaatcgaatcagatttgattggagtttcccaataaaatcacatactagatttattattgtatcttttgatatgttttgaattgtttatagattatattcaaatcccctgatatgataatgctgtgtttatagatttatattcaagcattgagataggagagtcattgacagatttgtcaaaactagatGTTCGGGGTATCGACGCATTGGAGCAGATTTCCCctgattgtagacattcgatacagacacgaccgaagtctaggaataagacgtacagttaccacgattgggagggtaggtaacagacagtgacgtcttattcaccccgggattcctagagtagagtcgagttgagtcaagacatgatttgatttgcattgtatgcttatattgattggtttcatagactatggaacccatgatttatgttacatgcatgatatggtgttttatgatttgattatgcatatgcatgtatacatgttttatactgggatttgttctcaccggagtttccggctgttgttatatctgtatgtgtgcataacaacaggtggggcaggatctgggtcacgaaagagatgagttcgagttagcgtggtgactacgggcgcagaagatgactagtggcttTCACTAGACTTGTATTATTTGTAGTTCATGATTTGTATTAAACCCTAGTTGTATGATTGTACccgaacaagacatgttgtatgtttgtagaaataaataaagaacttatgattgtttatatacatttgaatgaatgttaaaaagcgaaaatttgacccacattttctcacagatccatttaatctcagacagaattgagttagagcccgggtccccacaacaggtggtatcagagcagtaggttctgtagactgagatagaatagaatgagcggggtagatcgagtcatcttccttgcttttgatgtgctagcatgatttattgctttccttattatgtgttgtactgtatctgaattgatttacaccATATaattgtcaagcctgaatcagaaccaattctggatcagaggtatatgatcagaggagggctgagacagcttgtatagactgtgtactaatctgtttgataaccagatatgccgcctagaaagATCCCGCAACCAGCTGCAGGACAAGTGCCAGAATAGGGGAGTACgtcaggtactcagatggacgtaACCGCTACCCCGATGGAGACTGTGTTGAAGCAGTTTCAGTCGTTCCGACCcccgactttgaaaggcactgagaatgcagcggattgcgaaagctggctggatgatatagaaatgttatttgaatcactTGCCTATTCAGATGAACGCAGAGTAAAGCTGATTgggcatcaattgcaagaagtggccaagagttggtggctaacggcgaaacgagccctagaacatcgaggtattgatattacttggaaagtttttaaagatgaattttatcaacgtttatttccagtgtcataccaaaaagacaaaggggcaaagttcgccaacttgagacaggggcAATGAAACATAGAGGAGCATGTTgccaagttttcttccttgcttcgatttgcaccacatgtagcagggaatgacgaggcgGTCGCCGATCAATTCATAAACGgtttgaatccagatatcttcacCTTAGTGAACACGGGGCGACCCAACACTTTTTCTGAGGCATTGAATCGAGCgaaaggagcagaggctggcttgattaggcagcgaggagcttcctacagTGTTCAGGGTCAGAGACCGACGCCACCGCCCGCcgcacagtttccaccacctcctcctcgatttgatagtggaagcagtggtagtggcaagaaggattttctgaaagccaagggtaagcagtttaagagagcagggagcagttcgtcgagctctagtgggtcaagacagagaggtcttgGCCAGAGTACCGATTATAcaggtgtttattgcatttCTTGTGGTGTtaggcatgccactgagcagtgttagggagtgatgggcagatgtaactattgcagacaaccgggacacttcgctagagtttgtccccaaaaaggtgcccagagatttcagagtgcagggtcatcagcttcagtagctcagcccgagaggcaagcttcgtctgtccattccttccaacccacgcctacacagtcccagcctagagccagaggtggccagacagtgagccaacctcccagacaacaggctcaggtgtttgcattgacagaggagcaggcacaagatGCGCCAGACaacgtgattgcaggtaactgttttctttgcggttatcttgcatatgtgttgatagatacaggtgcatcacatacatttatatcataACGTTTTGCATTGACATATGCATTGCCTGTCAtgtcaatgtctactgtagtatctatttcttctccgttgggaagtggtcttatatctgtgacttcagttgaGCATTGCATACTACATTTTGAAGGGCATGTGATCGATTTAgactgtgttgtacttggtttatctgattttgattgcaatgtcgggattgacatgttgactaagtacagagctaccgtggattgcttccacaagattgtcagattcagacctgaaatgacagaagagtggaaattctacgataagggttccagatctcggattcccttagtatctgctctgactatgagtagattgttacagaaaggagcagaagggttccttatttattctgtaaatctacagaaatcgagcccggcattggcagatttgccagtagtacgggagtttgcagatgtattcccagacgagattccagggttacctccagctcgagaggtagattttagcattgatctgattccaggtaccgttcctatttcaagagctccgtataggatggcaccgatagagctgaaagaactgaaagcacagttagaagatcttctagccaagggatatattagacatagtgtatctccttggggcgctccagtacTATTTGTGTGAAATAAAGACGGTTCTATGaggttgtgtatagattacaggcaactgaacaaggcaacgataaagaacaaatatcctttgcctagaatcgacgacttatttgatcagttgcagggatcttctatctattctaagattgatttgcgatcgggatatcaccaactcagagttcgagatgttgatatactgaagacagcattccggaccaggtatggacactacgagtttgttgtcatgcctttgatttaacgaatgctccagcggtgtttatgagtttaatgaaccgcatctttcagaggtacttggatgagtttgtgattgtttttattgatgatattttggtatattcaaagaatttgaatgagcatgtcaatcatttgagaattgtgttgcaaacactgagaaacgaaagattatatgctaaactgtccaagtgtgagttttggctgagacatgttgtctttttgggtcatattatatctggagatgatatttctgttgatccgagtaaagttgtgGCTGTGATCAGGTGGCCTAGACCGACTTCtatgccagagatacgcagtttcatgggtctagcagggtactatagaagattcatcaaagatttctccagtattgtgaagccgattacccaattgacacagaagaatacgccatttgtgtggtctgaagattgtgagtctagctttttagaattgaagaagaggctgaccagtgcacctgtcttgatgattccttcaggtacgggtaatttcgttgtatattgtgatgcatctcacagaaggttggggtgtgttcttatgcagcgaggtcatgtgattgcttatacCTCGAGACAggtgaagactcacgagactcgatacccaattcatgatcttgaattggcagctatcgtgtttgcattgaagatttggcgtcattatctgtatggcgagaaatttgaaatctactccaatcacaagagcctaaaatacctgttttctcaatctgagttgaacatgagacagcgtagatggctcgatttattgaaagactttgatttcgaaatcaaatactatccaggaaagtcaaatgcagcagtagatgccttgagtcgaaaggtttgtgctttatccttgtcgacgataggagtttcgaatttagttgaagattgctttttgtctggattagcatttgatacaggtagtagaccattgctactttcttcgattcaagttgagccagacttgattatgaggatcaaagaagcacagaaaatTGATCcaaatgtgcagaaatcgattgatatggtcagatcaAGGCATATAtccgaatatcaggtacatgattttgtactgtatgtgaataaccgtcttgtagtgccagatgtttcagagttgaaacaacagattttatcagaagcacactgtagtcggttcagcattcatcctggaggccgtaaaatgtacaatgatctgaagacacaattctagtcgaaacagatgaagacagatattgcagaattttttTCTAAGTGCttaaactgccaacaggtgaaggctgaaagaaagaagcccggaggattacttcagagtttgtctattccagaatggaaatgggatcacatttccatggatttcgtgacgaaattGCCTCGTTCTTctcggggctgtgacgcgatttgggtcattattgacagattgaccaaatcagcgtgttttattccatacagaatgacataccgacacgatcagatgacATATTTGTACGTCAGAGAGgttgtcagattgcatggtgtgctgaagtctatcgtatcagatcgtgattcacgattcacttcgcacatttggcacagtttgcagcaggctttgggtacgacattacacctaagcactgcttatcatcctcagacagacggacagtcagagcggactatccagactttagaagacatgttgagagctttagtgctagatttcggcactagttggcaagattcactacctttgtgtgaattctcgtacaacaacagctatcagacgagtatcgagatggcaccgtttgaagatttgtatggcaagaagtgcagatctccgttgtactgggatgatgtatctgaggtaccagaacttgggcctgatatgatacgtgagatgattgagaaggtgaagatcattcagaaaagaatgaatacGGCACAgaataggcaagccaaatacgccaatatcagacgtaggtcgttagtattcgagcaaggagacagagtgtttctaaagatttctcctttcagaggcattgtcagatttggcaagcgtggaaagttgtctcctagatacatcggtccatacgagattcttgaaaagattggcgatcgagcatatcgacttgctcttcctccttctttatccgggatacatgacgtttttcatgtatcaatgttacgtagatatatgccagatatttcccatgtcattcaccctgacaaagctgagcttgatcagaccttgagctatgttgagcaaccgatacagattcttgatcggaaagaaaagaagctcagaacgaatactattccgctagtgaaagtccaatggagtcgtcatggcatcgaagaagcgacttgggagacagaagcagagaTGAGACAAAAACATCctgagttatttacatgatgtaagtaattctTCAGTCTTgataatattacttttcatgtgtgattgatagattgcctacgatttcgaggacgaaatcatttcttagagggggagaaatgtaaggctcgagattcattagtcttcattaatatgatactcaaagatatgagaatgcatgacatggaaTGAGGGGAGAAAATGcatgagaaattagagttttgagtacaagatagaccgcacccgcgcttaggaagagaccgcacccgcagttacataattctggattttgaaggtgaggccgaagccacaccgcacccgcggtccaggagtcaccgcacccgcggtgcatggacagaaaatgAGAGTTTTTATttgaagcaagaccgcacccgcggtgcaactaAGACCGCACCCTCGGTCgttgaatttcagaaaatgaaattggtgccgagagcacagcgcacccgcgctcctgaacctaccgcacccgcggtgctgcatgcgagaagtccACCTTTGTATTttatgatgacacatggcatttatatatatagatacttgggcTGAGTCACTTGTTCTTCAGATGTCAAAGGAAAATCGAGAGCTATTCccaaaagaagtgaaaggttCCTTTCCTTTAGATTTGAGTGGTGCAAGAGACATTTATCCAAATTTCAATACAAGAatagatttgtgttccttgtaTCAAGAGATattaaaggatgtaagtttcattcattttcagcatgttttttTGAAGATTACTTGTTGGGagaattttgatatgattgagaCTATGTGTCCTTATGAATATGATGAATGTATattcgaaaccggatcgaagaaatgatGTCGAATTTGAATAttacgattttccagcatatattATGTGGAAATTATATAGATTTCAGAGTAGATATTGGTGTTTTGATGGGAGTAGGagttgattgtaaatgattgtgttgttattgagatagcggtattgagaaatcacgCCGATATGCCGTCGAAATTTTACCGAGAATGATATTGAATCGTACAAGATTTGCCTTGAGTAGTATGTTGACATGATACTcctctacattgccatttcagatttgttttgACAACTTTGATAACGAGACTTCGACATCGACAGAGATTGTTCGACGAAAGgcataattcatgtgattatagggaagatacgactcgaatcagatttgattggagtttcccaataaaatcacatactagatttattattataacttttgatatgttttgaattgtttatagattatattcaaatctcctgatatgataatgctgtatttatagatttatattcaagcattgagatagcagagtcattgacagatttgtcaaaactagacgttcggggtatcgacgcataggagcaaattttctccgattgtagacatttcgatacagacacgaccgaagtctaggaataagacgtacagttaccccgattgggagggtaggtaacagacagtgacgtcttattcaccccgggatccatagagtagagtcgagttgagtcaagacatgatttgatttgcattgtatgcttatattgattggtttcatagactatggaacccatgatttatgttacatgcatgatatggtgttttatgatttgattatgcatatgcatgtatacatgttttatactgggatttgttctcaccggagtttccggctgttgttatgtctgtatgtgtgcataaaaacaggtggggcaggatctgggtcacgaaagagatgagttcgagttagcgtggtgactacgggcgcagaagatgactagtggcttTCACTAGACTTGTATTATATGTAGTTCATGATTTGTATTAAACCCTAGTTGTATGATTGTACccgaacaagacatgttgtatgtttgtagaaataaataaagaacttatgcttgtttatatacatttgaatgaatgttaaaaagcgaaaatttaacccacattttctcacagatccatttaatctcagacagaattgagttagagcccgggtccccacaatgatGATTGAGCCCAGTGTCTCGGAGGTGGGTGGAGGCTCCATGGTCGATGTCCCTTCGGACAATGCTGAGATGATTGAAGCTTTGGATCTCCTCCCTACTGAGGGGAAAGCATAGCGTTAAAGTTGCATTTATTATTGCTCCTTAAATTTGTTTATTTTCATTCGTTACTTTTCCCATTGATTGGATAGTCATTTCATTTGAGCACTGATGTTGCTCGATTTCCATATTTGATGACTTCATTTATAAATTTCCTTCATACAGTGCGATGTGTTGTAGCTTTTTTTGTGATGACGTAATGCTTATTTTCACGTATACTTGGGAGGGGATCAATCTCCCAAGATTTTGTCCCAAGGAGAAGTCCTAAACCCCCAATAAGGGTGGTGAGGTATCCCGGGACTTGTTTCATCGTTGTCCTCCTCTAGAGTCGTCATGTCAGCAGTCCCATGAGGTTGGCCAAAcctcttttgttttttttgggAGCCCTCGACGACTACATGGGAAGGTGATGATATAAGCATAGGTATTCGGAGTATTACACCTGAAAAAATTTCTTGCTAACATTGGAGAATAACTGataattttattgaataatgTAATGATGGAGATACATAGGCAAAATGATAACACATGAAACAACCAAACATAAActattattttctttttcaactaTGTTCCTCTATGCATAAAACTTCTTCAGATTTGCTACATTCCACGGCCGAGGTAGTACTTTCCCATTTTGGTGTTGGAGGCGATAAGTACCCATCTTGATTATCTCTACCACCTTGTAGGGGCCCTCCCACTTTGGGTCAAGTTTTCCGACTGGACGCAAGACATCAGCTTTTCTCATCACAAGGTCTCCTACTTGGAAGGATCTTGGATTTACTCGGTCATTGTAAACTTTAGCCATGCGTGCCCTGTACCTTTCTGCCCGGACGGATGTTTCTTCTCGCAATTCGTCGATTAAATCCAAGGAGGCTCGAAGGGCCTGATCATTCTCAAGCTGCTTGTACTGTTTCACCCTCAATGAAGTTTCTCCTATCTCAGCGGGGGCTACAGCTTCAATATTGTAAGCTAGATTGAAAGGTGATTCCCCTGTCGATGTGCGCGGTGTAGTCCAGTAAGCCCACAATGCGCTCGACAATTCTTCCACCCAGTTTCCTTTAGCGCTACCGAGACGAGTCTTCAGATGTTGCAAGATAGTTCGGTTAGTTACCTCTGTTTGCCCATTGGCTTGTGGGTTGCCGACCGACGTAAATAGTTGTTTGATAGAGAGGCCCTAACACCACTCCTTTAGTCTTGCTCCAGAGAACTGAGTGCCGTTGTCCGAGATAAGAGCTCGGGGAATGCCAAATCTGCACACTATGTTTTTCCAAAGAAAACCTATGACGTCTTTCTCTGAAATTTTTGCCAATGGCTCTGCCTCAACCCACTTCGTGAAATAATCTACGGCAACTATGAGAATTTTCTTTGTCCCGTAGATTGGGGAAAGGTCCCACCAGGTCTATTCCCCACTGGGCAAAAGGTAGGGGACTTTCAAGTGGTTGTAACAACGTCGCGGGCTGGTGATAGAGATTGGCGTGCTCTTGGCAAGATCGACACCGTCTAACCAATTCCATGGCATCTTTCCTCATGGTTGGCCAAAAGTAACCTTGTCGTAAGGTTTTGGCAGCCAACGCTTTCCCTCCCAAGTGGTTTCCACAGATTCCTTCGTGGATCTCGCGGAGAACGTAGTCTGCCTTGCTCGGGGTGAGACACTTCAAGAAAGGCTGAGAGTAACCTCGTTTATAAAGCTCTCCATCTATAATTGTGAATCGCGCAGCTCTCATCCTTAGCTTGCGTGCAACGACGAGATCTTGAGGGAGATCATCCCGCATTAAATAGTTAACAATTTCTTCTTTCCAGCTTGGTTCTTCTCCTTCAACACAAACGATGTTGCAGCCGGCCTTCTCTGCCTCCTCCTTACTGATCGTCAGGAAAGTTATCGTTCTGTTGTCTATGTTAGTCCAAGAACTGGCTATCTTGGCAAGACGGTCTGCCACTTCATTTTTTGCCCTGGGCACTTGTTTTATCTCGTAGCTCTCTAGTAGAGCGAGTAATTCGTTAACTCGGGTCACATATTGGTTCATTTTTTCCTCTTTGGCTTCGTAAGTTCCATTGAGTTGGTTAACGACTAGCTGGGAATCACTGTGCACCACCAGATTTCTTGCTCCAGCCGATATAGCCAACTTAATTCCTGCTACAAGTGCCTCATACTCGGCTTCATTATTTGACGCGGGGAATTGAAATTTAATGGAGTACATCAATTTGTCACCTTGAGGGCTTTCTAGCAATACCCCAGCTCCGCTCCCGTGCGAAGTTGAGGATCCATCGACATGGACCACCCAAGTTGGAACAGATCCTTCTGCCTCATTAGTGGTCATTTCAACAATAAAGTCTGCAAGAACTTGTGCTTTAATAGCTGGACGAGGTTTAAACTCAAGTCCGAATTCGCTCAGCTCAACGACCCACTTAACCATTCGGCCCGACGCCTCTGGACTAGATACCACTTGCTTTAGAGGATGATTGGTGAGTGTCGCCACTTGGTGACATAGCAAATATGGGCGTAATTTTCTTGCTGCAATTACTAAGGCGAGCGCTAATTTCCCAATGTTGGTATATCGGAGCTCGGCTCCATGTAAGGTCCGACTGATGTAATACACAGGTTTATGCTCTCTTTCTTCATTCAGCACGAGCACAGCGCTAACCGCTTCAGGTGAGACCGCCAAATAAAGCATCAGTGTGTCCCAAAATTGGGGCTTTGCTAAGAGTGGCGGTGTAGTCAAATACTTCTTTAAGTCTTCGAATGCTTGCTGACATTCTTCCGTCCACTTGAATCCCTTTCCTTGCCTTAGAACTTTGAAGAAAGACAAGCCTTTGTCTGCAGATCTAGAGATGAAACGGTTCAAAGCAGTCATCCTTCTAGTTAATTCTTGTACTCCTTTCACACTCCGTGGGGGAGTCACGCTTAAGATTGCCTTTATCTTTTCTGGGTTTGCCTCTATTCCTCTTTGTGAAACCATGAATCCAAGGAACTTGCCACCTCGTACACAAAAAGAACATTTTTCTGGATTTAGCTTCATGCAATATTTTCGTAATATTTCAAAGCATTCTTCCAGGTCCTCCACATGCCTGATCGCTCGGACACTTTTTACAAGCATGTCGTCTATGTACACCTCCATGTTCTTCCCAATCAAGTTCTCAAACATCTTGTTCACCAATCGCTGATATGTTGCTCCCGCGTTCTTGAGTCCGAATGGCATTATCTCATAGCAATAGATCCCTCGATCAGTGATAAACTAGCCTTTTCTTGATCTTCTGGGGCTAATCCTATCTGATTGTACCCTTGGTGGGCATCTAGGAAACTGAGCAATTCGCAACCCGCGGTCGAGTCGACCAACAAATCAATCTGAGGCAATGGGAAAAGATCTTTAGGGCATGCCTTGTTTAAATCAGTGAAATCTATGCAAAGACGCCATTTTCCTCCAGTCTTTGGAACCAACACAACATTTGCTAACCACTCCGGGTATGAAACGGGCCTGATGTACTTGGCCTTTATGAGCTTTCCCACCTCATCAACTATATGTTTATTTTTGTCTGGGCCAAAAGCTCTCTTTTTCTGCTTAATCGGTTTCATTTTTGGATCCACATTAAGACGATGAAGTGCGTATTCTGGAGGTATCCCTGGTAAGGGCTCGTCATCTGTAGCGTGTTTTCTttaatgctcgcaagcgcacggcgtcaagttatagtaaaatgtaatttaagtacaagtatcgatcccacgaggaatgtaatttctaaatttatactaATGCTTGAAATTAGaatagtctcgattttatttagaataatcaaataaCAGATTTGTTCATACCAataactaaattgaaaataaatttagttTTAATACCAAACAGATTTGAACAatagaataaaagatctagaggtccgacttcactcaactatccaccatgtgctatTGTGTGTAGCTATGTTATAATTgcccttcttattcattaaccaagaattctataattatctactccctctctcgagtgctaagtagatactaattatctaacaaaagattgcaacgtctccgtcaacaatcgataattaaataacacaacaataaGCAATAAATTCTTTTTATCGCTTCAATAGCAAAATATGTCCtctcgaactatataaataccatcgatgtattttttccctttcttgattataaatttcctttttcaagtgataatttataacatacaaatcattcaagatatgaccaataaattgaaagcattaagattggaaaaacacaaatgaacaacaaagacaacttatatagcataaatcatgaatcttaacacatggtttctagttttgttccatcatccctctagaattaagatttagttcataataataaaaataaaacaacaacacataaatattaaacaagacatatcaaaataaaagtaaaaataaagaaagaaagaatttagaacaagagttttggagtgtatgaagtttttgtccaaagatgtgcaagaacttgtTGGAGATGAtcttcttgatcttcaatctttttctttgtagcctccacccttttccTAGCTTCTCTCCATACCCTAGATGATAATAAAGAGACCCTTTTATACTCTAGACAAGATACAtcacgtagcacaccattttccccttcttttgttcaaagtccacaaagtttctTAATTTCCGGAATGGTgtttgtgcatgaccgcgggtgcagcagtataaggaccgcgggtgcggtgtcctttCGCATAAAAATCTCTTGCTGCAGAGTtgacagcgcgggtgcggcgcttgcatgaccgcgggtgcggtcatgcctcggCAGTTGGCGCAGGGGCGCTCGTGTAAGCAGTGCGGGTGCAGTGTTGCATCGTATCTCcttgtcctttgcaccttctaattcatcactatatcactccaaactctcatttctaagcttccaaactacaataacaaaaacaacaacatatcaaataaaacctgctcaagaatcacaaaattccaagttaaaaacaagtaataaaagtacaataaattgcacttatcaaactcccccaaacttaagattttgttagtcccgagcaaaacaaaacaacaaaaacaaaccaacaaacaagtcatgaaatattttaaagaacttggcctcaatataaattcaaaatccatcatgcatttacaattcaaatcaattcaaccacttgttcatccggataaaatcatgtgatttGTTCGTTCTCTAACTTCAAATCTCTTCAACCATGTATCAAATCATTCTCAATTGATgtcaaatttttacaaacacatatcACAAGGTCTTTTTAGGTAAAGATTGGGTTCAAATCAATATTTATTCAAGAAAGGGATACCCA includes:
- the LOC140810282 gene encoding LOW QUALITY PROTEIN: uncharacterized protein (The sequence of the model RefSeq protein was modified relative to this genomic sequence to represent the inferred CDS: inserted 1 base in 1 codon) — encoded protein: MKPIKQKKRAFGPDKNKHIVDEVGKLIKAKYIRPVSYPEWLANVVLVPKTGGKWRLCIDFTDLNKACPKDLFPLPQIDLLVDSTAGCELLSFLDAHQGYNQIGLAPEDQEKAXFITDRGIYCYEIMPFGLKNAGATYQRLVNKMFENLIGKNMEVYIDDMLVKSVRAIRHVEDLEECFEILRKYCMKLNPEKCSFCVRGGKFLGFMVSQRGIEANPEKIKAILSVTPPRSVKGVQELTRRMTALNRFISRSADKGLSFFKVLRQGKGFKWTEECQQAFEDLKKYLTTPPLLAKPQFWDTLMLYLAVSPEAVSAVLVLNEEREHKPVYYISRTLHGAELRYTNIGKLALALVIAARKLRPYLLCHQVATLTNHPLKQVVSSPEASGRMVKWVVELSEFGLEFKPRPAIKAQVLADFIVEMTTNEAEGSVPTWVVHVDGSSTSHGSGAGVLLESPQGDKLMYSIKFQFPASNNEAEYEALVAGIKLAISAGARNLVVHSDSQLVVNQLNGTYEAKEEKMNQYVTRVNELLALLESYEIKQVPRAKNEVADRLAKIASSWTNIDNRTITFLTISKEEAEKAGCNIVCVEGEEPSWKEEIVNYLMRDDLPQDLVVARKLRMRAARFTIIDGELYKRGYSQPFLKCLTPSKADYVLREIHEGICGNHLGGKALAAKTLRQGYFWPTMRKDAMELVRRCRSCQEHANLYHQPATLLQPLESPLPFAQWGIDLVGPFPNLRDKENSHSCRRLFHETRLGSAKGNWVEELSSALWAYWTTPRTSTGESPFNLAYNIEAVAPAEIGETSLRVKQYKQLENDQALRASLDLIDELREETSVRAERYRARMAKVYNDRVNPRSFQVGDLVMRKADVLRPVGKLDPKWEGPYKVVEIIKMGTYRLQHQNGKVLPRPWNVANLKKFYA